One Osmerus eperlanus chromosome 13, fOsmEpe2.1, whole genome shotgun sequence genomic region harbors:
- the atoh8 gene encoding transcription factor atoh8 — translation MRNPHLLSDGWKINGKDAPGNKKFKRKGRDPKRVSEVKSFNNDSRTDEDSMGELMEESFRSSSLNGAALSLASSLGSSGSQNMAIDMRINAVPTITGTPPAAPPQPGAEPAHRDSFHPTFPQVTAYDHQSYGSEHAVQSRIVLCQPRSERSLSAASQAPFSNNTGEESPRKRPGESSGVVTEIKAIQQTRRLLANARERTRVHTISAAFEALRKQVPCYSYGQKLSKLAILRIACNYILSLAQLAQLDLSPEHGSISFRECVEQCTRTLQAEGRSKKRKE, via the exons ATGAGGAACCCGCATCTTCTCAGCGACGGGTGGAAGATCAACGGAAAGGATGCCCCGGGGAATAAGAAATTCAAGAGAAAGGGACGTGATCCTAAACGTGTCAGCGAGGTCAAAAGTTTCAATAACGATTCTAGAACGGATGAGGACTCTATGGGTGAACTGATGGAGGAGTCGTTCCGATCCAGCTCACTGAACGGTGCGGCTCTTTCGCTGGCCTCATCCCTGGGCTCATCAGGTAGTCAGAACATGGCTATAGATATGAGGATTAACGCAGTTCCGACAATCACCGGGACTCCCCCTGCTGCCCCGCCGCAGCCCGGAGCCGAGCCCGCACACAGGGACAGCTTCCACCCAACATTTCCTCAAGTCACGGCGTATGACCATCAGTCGTACGGCTCAGAGCATGCTGTACAGTCCCGGATTGTTTTGTGCCAGCCGCGCTCTGAGCGGTCCCTGTCCGCCGCCTCGCAGGCGCCTTTCAGTAACAACACTGGCGAAGAGTCGCCAAGGAAACGGCCGGGGGAGTCGTCTGGCGTCGTGACCGAGATCAAAGCCATCCAACAGACACGGAGGCTACTAGCAAACGCCAGAGAGAGGACACGCGTGCATACcatcagtgcagcatttgaggCGCTCAGAAAGCAG GTGCCGTGCTACTCCTATGGCCAGAAGCTGTCCAAGCTGGCCATCCTGAGGATCGCCTGCAACTACATCCTGTCCCTGGCCCAGCTGGCCCAGCTGGACCTCAGCCCAGAGCATGGCAGCATCAGCTTCAGGGAGTGCGTGGAGCAGTGCACTAGGACCCTGCAGGCTGAGGGACGCTCCAAGAAGAGGAAG GAGTGA
- the polr1a gene encoding DNA-directed RNA polymerase I subunit RPA1, with the protein MLFGKDVPWRRLEGMSFGMYTAKEIRKLSVKTITNYRFLDGVGNVAPNGLYDLSLGPSDSKEVCSTCMQDFNNCPGHLGHIELPLPVYNPFFFDKLYLLVRGSCLNCHMLLCPRAAIHLLLNQLKLLNAGALLEVYELEPVLNQFLEGNAQASGAEIQETLEKYCEGVLAKKAGDNQHDLPIKHLCEKRSSLITAFWRVHMNSRKCPYCRCGRSQVRREHNSKLIITLPASIQKNLPDTVIVSAPEDSMAGKRGYLTPSTAKDHLVKVWEKEGFFLKCLFPGLEEIQGSKEVVFTDLFFLDMLVVPPCRYRPVNRLGDQLFTNGQTVNMQAVMKDCGVIQKLLAMIAGEKLQVEQGEEGETELPAPPQVVAADPSKIDQAFLTAIHGATLTDKLYNVWIRLQSHVNIVFDSDMDKLIAEKYPGIRQILEKKDGLFRKHMMGKRVDFAARSVICPDMYIGTNEIGIPMVFATKLTYPQPVTPWNVKELRQAVLNGPNVHPGAIMVINEDGSKTILSSSSLTQREAIAKQLLTPCPGRHKMPMKIVNRHIKNGDVLLLNRQPTLHRPSIQAHCARILPGEKVLRLHYANCKAYNADFDGDEMNAHFPQSELARAEAYTLVSTDQQYLVPKDGKPLAGLIQDHMVSGTRMTTRGCFFSRDQYTELVYRGLTDKVGRVKLLPPAVIKPHPLWTGKQVVSTLLLNVIPNQALPLNLTGKAKIPSKAWIKNPPRPVPGYSPDTMCDSQVLFRQGELLVGVLDKAHYGSSAYGLVHCCYELYGGQTSGKLLSCLARLFTAYLQLYRGFTMGVEDILVKEGANRQRKRIIQESLKCGTKALQATFSLAEGVGEEEARGRWQDAHLNPDQRDFNMVDLKFKEVANQVNNDINKVVMPLGLHCSFPDNNLQLMVQSGAKGSTVNTMQISCLLGQIELEGRRPPLMPTGKSLPCFQPYDSSPRSGGFVSGRFLTGIKPPEFFFHCMAGREGLVDTAVKTSRSGYLQRCVIKHLEGLVVQYDLTVRDSDGSVVQFLYGEDGLDIPKTQFLQSKQFPFLQDNYEVIRKARCLDEVLARLDPQAAAQHFSSVQRWRSKREEPGPRQGAFLLFSQKKLAKLKAQLQGSSLTNGRGNATLQLVDRWRELDPASLSKYSRKTSHCPEPCLSCLRPDLAFGSVSETFHTIVENYLQEVTSRQEAGPRSQHLDTDRLRQLLHLKWQRSLCDPGEAVGLLAAQSIGEPSTQMTLNTFHFAGRGEMNVTLGIPRLREILMIASSSIKTPMMRVPVFNTKKALKRVKVLKKKLTRVCLTEVLHKVDVLETLRVELHRRQKYRVFKVKFHFLPPQRYQDDKLLSPQQILRYMETRFFRLLLEAIRKRNAKLSSINAVETRKATSQDKDQDMGDSAARLEAAEGDAEEESRIVDDEGNEGDADASDAKRREKQEEEVDYESEEGEGGEEEDEEEGVEREEQVEEQSPHEEDASLDSAAAEVGGAGAGNTAGREPMNSEMDMMRVNAVLESSTSIEDYSYDTRDGLWCEVTIVLPVAKVHFDLTSLVVSLAQNAVVVETKGITRCLLSEVTTRQGAKETLLNTEGINMHELFNHSDILDVTRLYSNEVHAMANTYGIEVALRVIEKEIKDVFAVYGIEVDPRHLSLVADYMCFEGVYKPLNRFAIQSNSSPLQQMTFETSYKFLKQATMLGSSDKLRSPSACLVVGKVVKGGTGLFDLKQPLQ; encoded by the exons ATGCTGTTCGGAAAAGACGTGCCATGGCGGCGACTGGAAGGCATGTCATTTGGCATGTATACTGCAAAAGAGATCAG AAAGCTTAGCGTCAAGACCATAACGAACTACAGGTTCCTGGATGGTGTCGGGAATGTGGCTCCCAACGGGCTATACGACCTTTCTTTGGGTCCATCGGACTCCAAGGAGGTGTGCTCCACCTGTATGCAGGACTTTAACAACTGCCCCGGCCACCTAGGGCACATCGAGCTACCCCTGCCTGTCTACAATCCATTCTTTTTCGAT AAACTCTACCTCCTGGTGCGGGGCTCCTGTCTGAACTGCCACATGCTGTTGTGCCCTCGAGCTGCCATCCACCTATTGCTAAACCAGCTCAAGCTTCTGAATGCTGGAGCTCTGCTGGAGGTCTATGAGCTGGAGCCTGTCCTCAACCAG tttCTCGAGGGTAATGCTCAGGCCTCTGGTGCAGAGATCCAGGAAACTCTGGAGAAATATTGTGAAGGAGTCCTCGCCAAGAAGGCTGGAGATAACCAGCATGACTTACCT ATCAAACACCTgtgtgagaagaggagcagccTGATCACAGCCTTCTGGAGGGTCCACATGAACTCCAGGAAGTGTCCTTACTGCAG GTGCGGGCGCTCTCAGGTGCGTCGAGAGCACAACAGCAAGCTCATCATTACCCTGCCAGCTTCCATTCAGAAAAATCTACCAGACACAGTCATCGTTTCAG CTCCGGAGGACTCGATGGCGGGCAAGCGAGGCTACCTAACCCCCAGCACCGCCAAGGACCACCTTGTCAAGGTGTGGGAGAAAGAAG ggtTCTTCCTGAAGTGTCTTTTCCCTGGGCTGGAGGAGATCCAGGGCTCAAAGGAAGTTGTCTTCACAGACCTTTTCTTCCTGGACATGTTAGTGGTTCCTCCctgcag ATACCGGCCAGTCAACCGTCTAGGAGACCAGCTGTTCACCAACGGCCAAACGGTCAACATGCAGGCTGTGATGAAGGACTGCGGGGTCATCCAAAAGCTGCTGGCCATGATCGCTGGAGAGAAACTGCAGGTTGagcaaggagaggaaggagagaccgagctccccgcccccccacagGTGGTAGCAGCAGACCCCTCCAAGATCGACCAGGCCTTCCTGACAGCCATCCATGGCGCCACCCTGACAGACAAGCTGTACAACGTGTGGATCAGGCTGCAGAGCCACGTCAACATCGTGTTCGACAGCGACATGGACAAGCTCATTGCGGAGAAGTACCCCGGCATACGACAG ATCCTTGAGAAGAAGGATGGATTGTTCCGGAAGCACATGATGGGTAAAAGAGTGGACTTCGCCGCTCGCTCTGTCATTTGCCCGGACATGTACATCGGAACAAATGAAATTGGCATCCCTATG GTGTTTGCCACCAAGCTGACGTACCCGCAGCCGGTCACGCCGTGGAACGTGAAGGAGCTGCGTCAGGCGGTGCTGAACGGGCCCAACGTGCACCCCGGGGCCATCATGGTGATCAACGAGGACGGCAGCAAGACAATCCTGAGCAGCAGCAGCCTCACGCAGAGGGAGGCCATCGCCAAGCAGCTGCTCACACCCTGCCCCGGGAGACACAAGATGCCCATGAAGAta GTGAACCGGCACATCAAGAACGGTGACGTGCTGCTGCTGAACCGCCAGCCCACCCTCCACCGGCCCTCCATCCAGGCCCACTGCGCCCGCATCCTGCCTGGGGAGAAGGTGCTGCGCCTCCACTACGCCAACTGCAAGGCCTACAACGCTGACTTCGACGGGGACGAGATGAACGCCCACTTCCCTCAGAGCGAGCTGGCCAGGGCCGAGGCCTACACCCTGGTCAGCACCGACCAGCAGTACCTGGTCCCCAAG GACGGGAAGCCCTTGGCAGGGCTGATCCAGGACCACATGGTGTCAGGCACCAGGATGACCACCAGGGGGTGCTTCTTCTCCAGGGACCAGTACACCGAGCTGGTGTACAGAGGCCTGACCGACAAGGTTGGCAGGGTCAAGCTCCTCCCCCCCGCCGTCATCAAGCCACACCCGCTCTGGACTGGTAAACAG gtggtgTCAACATTGCTGCTTAACGTTATACCAAATCAGGCCCTTCCTCTGAACCTGACGGGCAAGGCTAAGATCCCCTCCAAGGCCTGGATCAAGAACCCACCCAGGCCCGTTCCAGGCTACTCTCCTGACACAATGTGTGACTCTCAg GTGCTGTTCCGCCAGGGGGAGCTGCTGGTGGGGGTGCTGGACAAGGCCCACTACGGCAGCTCGGCCTACGGCCTGGTCCACTGCTGCTACGAGCTCTACGGAGGACAGACGAGCGGCAAGCTGCTCAGCTGTCTGGCCCGCCTCTTCACCGCTTACCTGCAGCTCTACCGGGGATTTACTATGG gagtgGAAGACATCTTGGTGAAGGAAGGGGCTAACCGACAGAGGAAGAGGATCATCCAGGAGTCATTGAAGTGTGGCACCAAG GCCCTGCAGGCAACGTTCAGTCTggcggagggggtgggggaggaggaggcgcggGGACGCTGGCAGGACGCCCACCTCAACCCCGACCAGAGAGACTTCAACATGGTCGACCTCAAGTTCAAGGAGGTGGCCAATCAAGTCAACAACGACATCAACAAG GTGGTGATGCCTCTGGGTCTGCACTGCTCCTTCCCAGACAACAACCTCCAGCTCATGGTACAGTCTGGAGCCAAGGGTTCTACTGTCAACAccatgcag ATCTCCTGCCTGCTGGGCCAGATCGAGCTGGAAGGCCGCCGGCCTCCCCTGATGCCCACAGGGAAGTCCCTGCCCTGCTTCCAGCCCTACGACAGCTCGCCGCGGTCTGGAGGCTTCGTGTCCGGGCGCTTCCTCACCGGCATCAAGCCCCCG GAGTTCTTCTTCCATTGCATGGCGGGGCGCGAGGGGCTGGTGGACACGGCCGTCAAGACCAGCAGGTCTGGGTACCTGCAGAG ATGTGTGATTAAGcacctggagggtctggtggtCCAGTATGACCTGACGGTGAGGGACAGTGACGGCAGCGTGGTCCAGTTCCTGTACGGAGAGGACGGCCTGGACATCCCCAAGACCCAGTTCCTCCAGTCCAAACAGTTCCCCTTCCTCCAGGACAACTAcgag GTGATCCGTAAGGCTCGGTGTCTGGACGAGGTCCTGGCCCGCCTGGACCCTCAGGCGGCCGCGCAGCACTTCAGCTCCGTCCAGCGCTGGCGCTCCAAGAGGGAGGAGCCGGGGCCGCGCCAGGGGGCCTTCCTGCTGTTCTCCCAGAAGAAGCTGGCCAAGCTGAAGGCCCAGCTGCAGGGGAGCAGTCTGACCAACGGCAGGGGGAACGCCACGCTGCAG CTGGTGGATCGCTGGCGGGAACTGGACCCGGCCAGCCTGTCTAAGTACAGCAGGAAGACGTCTCACTGCCCTGAGCCCTGCCTGTCCTGCCTGCGGCCAGACCTGGCCTTCGGCTCTGTGTCAGAGACCTTCCACACCATCGTAGAGAACTACCTACAGGAAGTCACCTCCCGACAGGAAGCCGGTCCTCGTTCACAGCACCTGGACACTGATAG ACTGCGTCAGCTGCTGCACCTGAAGTGGCAGCGCTCCCTATGTGACCCCGGCGAGGCGGTGGGTCTGCTGGCGGCACAGAGCATCGGGGAGCCCTCCACCCAGATGACCCTGAACACCTTCCACTTCGCCGGGCGCGGGGAGATGAACGTCACGCTGGGAATAcccag gctgagggagatCCTGATGATCGCCAGCTCCAGCATCAAGACCCCCATGATGAGGGTTCCAGTGTTCAACACCAAGAAGGCCCTGAAGAGGGTGAAGGTCCtgaagaagaagttgacccgTGTGTGTCTGACCGAG GTCCTCCACAAGGTGGACGTGCTGGAGACGTTACGCGTGGAGTTGCACAGGAGGCAGAAGTACCGCGTCTTCAAGGTCAAGttccacttcctccctcctcagcgTTACCAAGATGACAAGCTGCTGTCGCCTCAGCAGATCCTGCGCTACATGGAGACCAG gTTTTTCCGCCTTCTGCTGGAAGCCATTAGGAAGCGCAACGCTAAGCTATCCTCCATCAACGCTGTGGAAACACGCAAGGCCACATCCCAAGACAAGGACCAGGACATGGGGGACTCGGCTGCCAGACTG gaggcagcagagggggatgcagaagaggagagcaggattGTGGATGACGAGGGGAACGAGGGAGACGCCGACGCCTCGGATGCTAAacggagagagaaacaagaggaGGAG GTGGACTATGAGAGTGAGGAGggcgaaggaggggaggaggaggacgaggaggagggggtggagagagaggagcaggtggaggagcaATCCCCCCATGAGGAGGACGCGAGCCTTGACTCTGCTGCTGCTGAggtaggaggagcaggagcaggcaaCACAGCCGGAAGAGAGCCCATGAACAGTGAGATGGACATGATGAGGGTGAATGCAGTTCTAGAAAGCAGTACCTCCATAGAGGACTACAGCTACGACACCCGGGACGGACTCTGGTGTGag GTGACAATAGTGTTGCCGGTTGCCAAGGTTCACTTCGACCTCACCTCGTTGGTGGTGTCGCTGGCCCAAAATGCCGTCGTCGTGGAGACCAAGGGGATCACTAGGTGTCTACTGAGCGAGGTCACGACGCGTCAGGGTGCCAAGGAGACCCTGCTCAACACCGAGGGCATCAACATGCATGAGCTATTTAACCATAGTGat ATTCTGGATGTGACCCGTCTCTACTCCAACGAAGTGCATGCCATGGCCAACACCTACGGCATCGAGGTGGCTCTCCGTGTCATCGAGAAGGAGATCAAAGATGTCTTCGCTGTCTACG gaatCGAGGTGGACCCCAGACACCTGTCCCTTGTAGCAGACTACATGTGTTTCGAGGGCGTCTACAAACCACTCAACCGCTTCGCCATTCAGTCCaactcctccccccttcagcAGATGACCTTCGAGACCAGTTACAAGTTCTTAAAGCAAGCCACCATGCTGG GTTCCAGTGATAAGCTGCGTTCACCGTCAGCCTGTCTGGTTGTGGGTAAGGTGGTCAAAGGAGGAACTGGTCTCTTTGACCTAAAACAGCCATTGCAATAA
- the ptcd3 gene encoding small ribosomal subunit protein mS39, producing the protein MAAPGKHVGYYIHRNSRFILTNLEQLYINRNFSWSAAGCQQSASSQTVSSEDIVIPKKKTWSKEAVLQALASTVNRDPTAPHYMFQDDPYLTPRNSGEFRLYSLSQEAGRAAAKYFVNTHPKFFKKEFAEPHIPCLMPESLEPVLEEVSEAALVERISLRKVRAAVDMYDQLLQAGTAVSLGVTNDLLDLISFYCDRNPAQDDKPDTEETEEVPDGGWKKRGKMRKPSDPVQLVWRENNNAERIFSLLPEKDSRSYCALIKGMVKHGAHPKAFSMYTELLNNRLTADIHTFNGLISAAPFVKEKYNDKWDLVVELLKQMSYQKIQPNLLMFNTTLKALAYCGPLSRAQAMPLLSEMKAMGIAPSLATFKHLLRIFHKAALTSRAKSNMLHDVMAEVSGKSFVCQDPEDVYFFSQAMKICLDTKDIEMGYQVYNLSQTGENWRLLGDTYHQSIFYGRFFSLLCLMEHIDVVLKWYKELIPSLYYPNPQGMMDLLQALDTDGRLDLIPQVWKDIRRLGHDNKSTVVEEVLTLMARDKHSPEVQEAFAACALDVKAVYQQGNRGQEVLTWSVSALTDVTSLLLAAHNTQQAWDMLTLFKTKNRVPPKELLDNFLSSCRGDGGSEKAVKLVKLSADFCHPSTPGLAARVLQEFELTDEQRAAVSEFEVAAEVSN; encoded by the exons ATGGCGGCCCCCGGTAAACATGTAGGGTATTACATCCATAGAAATAGTCGCTTTATTCTCACGAACTTGGAGCAATTATATATTAACAG GAACTTTAGTTGGAGTGCAGCAGGGTGCCAGCAAAGTGCATCATCTCAAACAG TGTCTTCAGAGGATATAGTCATCCCCAAAAAGAAAACATG GTCGAAAGAAGCTGTACTACAAGCCCTGGCATCTACAGTCAATAGG GACCCCACAGCCCCTCACTACATGTTTCAGGACGACCCTTACCTGACCCCCCGAAACAGCGGCGAGTTT AGGCTGTACTCCCTCTCCCAGGAGGCAGGACGAGCAGCAGCAAAGTACTTTGTCAACACACACCCAAAGTTTTTCAAGAAGGAGTTCGCTGAGCCACACATACCA tgtcTGATGCCAGAGTCGTTGGAGCCCGTTCTGGAGGAGGTGAGTGAGGCTGCTCTGGTAGAGAGGATCTCCCTGAGGAAGGTTCGTGCTGCTGTGGACATGTATGACCAGCTGCTACAGGCTG GAACGGCGGTCTCTTTGGGCGTGACCAATGACCTGCTGGACCTGATAAGTTTCTATTGCGACCGGAACCCTGCACAGGATGACAAGCCAGATACAGAGGAGACG GAGGAAGTTCCGGATGGGGGCtggaagaagagggggaagatGAGGAAACCGTCCGACCCAGTCCAGTTGgtctggag ggagaACAACAATGCAGAACGGATCTTTAGCCTGCTTCCGGAAAAAGACAGTCGCTCCTATTGCGCCCTCATCAAAGGCATGGTCAAG caCGGCGCCCATCCCAAGGCCTTCAGCATGTACACTGAGCTGCTGAACAACCGTCTGACTG CGGACATCCACACCTTCAACGGTCTGATCAGCGCTGCTCCGTTTGTCAAAGAGAAGTACAACGACAAGTGGGACCTGgttgtg GAGCTGTTGAAGCAGATGAGTTACCAGAAGATCCAGCCCAACCTGCTGATGTTCAACACCACACTGAAGGCCTTGGCCTACTGTGGTCCCCTGAGCCGCGCCCAGGCCATGCCCCTGCTCAGTGAGATGAAGGCTATGGGCATCG cccccagTCTGGCAACATTCAAGCACCTCCTGCGCATCTTCCATAAAGCAG ccCTGACCAGCCGAGCCAAGTCCAACATGTTACACGACGTGATGGCAGAGGTGTCAGGAAAGAGCTTTGTGTGTCAGGACCCTGAAGATG TGTATTTCTTCTCACAAGCCATGAAAATa tGTCTAGACACCAAGGACATTGAGATGGGATACCAGGTTTACAACCTTTCGCAAACAGGAGAGAACTGGAGGCTGTTAGGAGACACCTACCATCAAAGTATCTTCTA TGGACGATTTTTCAGCCTGCTGTGTTTGATGGAACACATAGATGTGGTGCTGAAGTGGTACAAGGAGCTAATCCCCTCT ctatacTACCCCAACCCCCAGGGCATGATGGATCTTCTGCAGGCTCTGGACACTGACGGCAGACTAGACCTGATCCCACAGGTCTGGAAAG acatCCGTCGTCTGGGCCATGACAACAAGTCCACTGTGGTGGAGGAGGTTCTGACTCTCATGGccagagacaaacacagccctgag gtcCAGGAGGCGTTTGCCGCGTGTGCCCTGGACGTGAAGGCGGTGTACCAGCAGGGGAACCGGGGGCAGGAGGTCCTGACCTGGTCGGTGTCTGCCCTCACAGACGTCACCTCCCTCCTGCTGGCTGCCCACAACACCCAGCAGGcctg ggacATGCTGACGCTGTTCAAGACCAAAAACAGGGTTCCACC GAAGGAGCTGTTGGACAACTTCCTGTCAAGCTGCAGAGGCGATGGCGGCTCTGAGAAGGCTGTGAAGCTGGTGAAGCTGTCTGCCGACTTctgccacccctccacccccggcCTGGCTGCCAGGGTGCTGCAGGAGTTTGAGCTCACCGATGAGCAAAG GGCTGCTGTGTCTGAGTTTGAAGTCGCTGCGGAGGTCAGCAACTGA
- the st3gal5 gene encoding lactosylceramide alpha-2,3-sialyltransferase translates to MRIPKRCGSRRRLLVPLVVLILISLAFVTLPLFDSNSQKPLMWHVDPAQRKLVQSYVQRVLKEECRPKFTRKALEARLQGGSHLTQPFLWKDTPLTPDTFRYPPPFGFHGMEDKLQEVLRLLSQPPSDHADDPTQQQDRKQCHRCVVMGNGGILRGMKLGELIDRFDMVIRLNSGPLGVHTVDVGNRTSFRISYPEGSPQVWQDFDPSVVFVAVVYKAVDLAWLRAMITRQAVSLWNWLFFWQNVPDQIPVEVNGFRVLNLKLIREVALDLLHYPEPKPRLWGWDQNVPTLGVTALRLASLLCDEVSLAGFGYNLSQQEAPLHYYDNLSMAAMLQQDMHNLDCERSLLQSLVRDGSISDLTGGLHCSFCPS, encoded by the exons ATGAGAATACCAAAGCGCTGTGGATCCCGTAG GCGTCTTCTAGTGCCCCTGGTGGTGCTGATTCTGATCTCTCTGGCTTTCGTCACCCTCCCTCTGTTCGACTCTAACTCCCAGAAGCCTCTGATGTGGCATGTTGACCCTGCTCAAAGGAAG CTGGTTCAGTCCTACGTGCAGAGAGTTCTGAAAGAAGAATGCCGGCCCAAATTCACAAGGAAGGCCTTGGAGGCGCGGCTTCAGGGTGGCAGTCATCTGACCCAGCCCTTCCTGTGGAAGGACACGCCCCTAACCCCGGACACATTTAGGTACCCGCCCCCTTTTGGCTTCCATGGCATGGAGGACAAACTGCAGGAGGTTCTCAGgctcctctcccagcccccctctgacCACGCCGATGACCCCACTCAGCAGcaagacaggaagcagtgccaCCGCTGTGTGGTCATGGGAAATGGAGGCATCCTCAGAGGCATGAAGCTGGGTGAACTTATTGACCGCTTTGACATGGTCATCAG GCTGAACAGTGGTCCTCTGGGGGTTCACACGGTTGACGTGGGGAACCGGACCTCCTTTAGGATAAGCTACCCTGAGGGCAGCCCGCAGGTCTGGCAGGACTTTGACccgagtgttgtgtttgtggctgTGGTCTACAAGGCTGTGGACCTGGCCTGGCTCAGGGCCATGATCACCAGACAGGCTGTG tcttTGTGGAACTGGCTGTTCTTCTGGCAGAATGTTCCAGACCAGATCCCGGTGGAGGTGAATGGGTTCCGGGTTTTGAACCTGAAGTTGATCAGGGAGGTGGCTCTGGACCTGCTGCACTACCCTGAGCCGAAGCCTCGGCTCTGGGGCTGGGACcag aATGTTCCTACTCTGGGAGTGACTGCCCTGCGCCTGGCCAGCCTGCTGTGCGACGAGGTGAGTCTGGCTGGCTTTGGGTACAACCTCAGCCAGCAGGAGGCGCCGCTGCACTACTACGACAACCTGTCCATGGCAGCCATGCTGCAGCAGGACATGCACAACCTGGACTGTGAGAGGAGCCTGCTGCAAAGCCTTGTCAGGGATGGCTCCATCTCAGACCTGACCGGGGGGCTACACTGCTCCTTCTGCCCCAGCTGA